A window of Deltaproteobacteria bacterium contains these coding sequences:
- a CDS encoding aconitate hydratase: MNKSLARKLIESRMVSGKWSPGSEIAIRIDQTLTQDATGTLVYLEFESLGLDSVQTELSASYVDHNILQTDFRNADDHRFLMTAAMRYGVYFSPPGNGVSHPVHMERFGAPGKTLLGADSHTCTAGALGMLAIGAGGLDVALAMAGEPFHMKVPRVMGVKLTRKLKPWVSAKDIILEMLRRHTVKGGVGKIIEYWGPGVKTLTATDRATIANMGAELGATATVFPSDAMTRDFLERHGRVGQWIPLEADPNAEYDETDEIDLSLLEPLIACPSSPDNVRKVSEVEGTPVAQVIVGSSVNFSFKDMMVVSKAVRGRTAYPGLSFEINPGSRTVLENIERAGGSELLAHAGARVHQSGCLGCIGMGQAPPTKAASVRTFPRNFKGRSGTEDDYIYLSSPETAVAAAISGRITDPRKLGPYPRVIEPKRYRYNDSIILKPLPPEERARVEVVRGPNIVPFPLFDPLPESYEARVLIKLGDNVSTDDILPAGNRVLPFRSNIPKISEFTLERIDRQFSGRCRESGGGIIAAGENYGQGSSREHAAIAPRYLGIRIKAAKSFARIHRANLINFGVLPLVFADPSDYRAFEEGQTLAFTDLRKAVEASDEIVGVAKESGRGFRFLLNLSRRERESILEGGLLNRIRKERGLKRAIGQEAASREK, encoded by the coding sequence ATGAACAAAAGCCTCGCAAGAAAGCTTATCGAGTCCCGCATGGTGTCAGGCAAATGGTCGCCTGGCTCGGAGATAGCCATAAGAATAGACCAGACGCTTACGCAGGACGCGACCGGCACGCTCGTCTATCTGGAATTCGAGTCCCTCGGCCTCGACTCGGTGCAGACCGAGCTCTCCGCGAGCTACGTGGACCATAACATCCTCCAGACCGACTTCAGGAACGCCGACGACCACAGGTTTCTAATGACGGCTGCAATGAGGTATGGCGTCTACTTCTCGCCGCCGGGGAACGGCGTTTCGCATCCCGTGCACATGGAGCGCTTCGGAGCGCCCGGTAAGACCCTCCTCGGGGCCGACAGCCACACCTGCACGGCAGGGGCGCTCGGCATGCTTGCCATAGGCGCGGGCGGCCTTGATGTCGCGCTAGCCATGGCAGGGGAGCCTTTCCATATGAAGGTCCCGAGGGTCATGGGGGTAAAGCTTACGAGAAAGCTCAAGCCCTGGGTCTCGGCCAAGGACATAATACTCGAGATGCTCCGCCGCCACACCGTGAAGGGCGGGGTCGGAAAGATTATCGAGTACTGGGGGCCGGGGGTAAAGACCCTTACAGCTACAGACAGGGCGACCATCGCCAACATGGGGGCCGAGCTCGGCGCGACGGCTACCGTATTCCCTTCCGACGCCATGACCAGGGACTTCCTTGAGCGCCACGGGAGGGTGGGCCAGTGGATTCCTCTCGAAGCCGACCCCAATGCCGAGTACGACGAGACCGACGAAATAGACCTCTCGCTGCTTGAGCCCCTTATCGCCTGCCCGAGCTCGCCGGACAATGTAAGAAAGGTCTCGGAGGTCGAGGGCACTCCCGTTGCCCAGGTCATAGTCGGCTCATCGGTAAACTTCTCCTTCAAGGACATGATGGTCGTAAGCAAGGCCGTGAGGGGGAGGACAGCCTACCCTGGACTGAGCTTCGAGATAAACCCTGGGAGCAGGACGGTACTGGAGAATATCGAGCGGGCTGGCGGCTCGGAGCTACTCGCCCACGCTGGCGCAAGGGTACACCAGTCAGGGTGCCTCGGCTGCATAGGCATGGGCCAGGCCCCTCCCACAAAGGCCGCATCTGTCCGGACCTTTCCGAGAAACTTCAAGGGCCGTAGCGGCACCGAAGACGACTATATCTACCTTTCAAGCCCGGAGACGGCCGTGGCCGCCGCCATCTCGGGCAGGATAACCGACCCCAGGAAGCTCGGCCCATACCCGAGGGTCATCGAGCCGAAGAGGTACCGCTACAACGATTCCATAATACTCAAGCCCCTCCCGCCCGAGGAACGGGCCAGGGTGGAGGTAGTGAGGGGGCCTAATATCGTCCCTTTCCCTCTTTTCGATCCTCTCCCCGAATCATATGAGGCCAGGGTGCTAATAAAGCTCGGCGACAACGTCTCTACCGACGATATCCTTCCGGCAGGGAACAGGGTGCTTCCCTTCAGGTCCAACATACCTAAGATAAGCGAATTCACCCTCGAAAGGATAGACAGGCAGTTCAGCGGGAGGTGCAGGGAGAGCGGAGGCGGCATCATAGCGGCCGGGGAGAACTATGGGCAGGGCTCATCGAGGGAGCACGCGGCCATAGCCCCGCGGTATCTCGGAATAAGGATAAAGGCCGCCAAGAGCTTCGCGCGCATACACAGGGCGAACCTCATAAACTTCGGCGTGCTGCCGCTCGTCTTCGCGGACCCGTCCGATTACCGGGCCTTCGAAGAGGGACAGACGCTCGCCTTTACGGACCTCCGCAAGGCTGTCGAGGCCTCCGACGAGATAGTGGGCGTAGCAAAGGAAAGCGGCAGGGGTTTCAGGTTCCTCTTGAACTTGAGCCGGCGGGAGCGTGAAAGCATCCTCGAAGGCGGGCTCCTTAACCGCATACGGAAAGAGCGGGGGCTTAAGCGCGCCATAGGACAGGAGGCCGCGTCAAGGGAGAAATAA
- the oadA gene encoding sodium-extruding oxaloacetate decarboxylase subunit alpha, translated as MADKTATAASRADFKIKPRTDKKTWITDTILRDSHQSLLATRMRTADMMEVASMLDRVGYWSLEAWGGATFDACLRFLKEDPWERLKLLRKAIPNTRLQMLLRGQNLVGYRHYSDDVVKKFVERAARNGIDVFRIFDALNDMRNIEVAVRAAKEAKAIVEATICYTTSPVHTHEGFVELALKLVKMGADTICIKDMAGLLTPVAAFDLVTKMRARVNIPIHIHSHDSSGLASMSYLKAIEAGADIVDTAISSLASGTSQPPTESMVAALNSSPYSTGLDLGLLAEIADRFRDVRRKYKKFESEYTAINPKTLVVQIPGGMISNLANQLREQNALDKMDAVFEEIPKVRKDMGYPPLVTPTSQVVGTQATLNVLMGERYKVITSETRNYFKGLYGNPPGPIDETARKLAISDEKPITCRPADLLEPELDKVIRDIDGKAKSIEDVLSYALFPMVALEFFEQRDNGKLEPEPLEEEFQPAADAGHTAPHLAPSEFNVTVHGENYKIKVAGAGHRVEGKRPFFISIDGKLEEVMIESLTEVIPTTAGEIERSSITQSIRPKARKEGDVTTPIPGKVTSIKVSVGSKVSEGDTVLTVEAMKMENEVHTPISGIVKKVLVKIGDSVNPDETLMEVEKE; from the coding sequence ATGGCTGACAAGACCGCAACCGCCGCTTCCAGGGCGGATTTCAAGATCAAGCCGAGGACCGACAAAAAGACGTGGATAACTGACACGATCCTCAGGGACTCCCACCAGTCCCTCCTCGCCACCAGGATGAGGACCGCGGACATGATGGAGGTCGCCTCCATGCTGGACAGGGTCGGTTACTGGTCGCTCGAGGCCTGGGGCGGCGCGACATTCGACGCGTGCCTCCGCTTCCTCAAGGAAGACCCCTGGGAGAGGCTCAAGCTCCTCCGGAAGGCCATCCCGAACACCAGACTCCAGATGCTGCTGCGCGGCCAGAACCTTGTGGGCTACAGGCACTATTCCGACGACGTCGTAAAGAAGTTCGTCGAGCGTGCCGCGAGGAACGGGATAGACGTATTCAGGATCTTCGACGCCCTGAACGACATGAGGAACATCGAGGTCGCGGTCCGCGCCGCCAAGGAAGCGAAGGCCATAGTGGAAGCGACCATCTGCTACACCACGAGCCCGGTGCACACTCACGAGGGGTTCGTGGAGCTGGCATTGAAGCTCGTAAAGATGGGCGCGGACACCATCTGCATAAAGGACATGGCCGGGCTCCTTACGCCAGTTGCCGCCTTTGACCTCGTTACAAAGATGAGGGCCAGGGTAAACATCCCCATACACATACACTCGCACGATTCCTCGGGCCTCGCATCCATGAGCTATCTGAAGGCCATAGAGGCCGGGGCCGATATAGTCGATACCGCGATATCGTCGCTGGCCTCAGGGACCTCGCAGCCCCCGACCGAGAGCATGGTAGCTGCGCTTAACAGCTCGCCCTATTCCACCGGCCTCGACCTGGGGCTTTTGGCCGAGATAGCCGACAGGTTCAGGGACGTCCGGAGGAAGTACAAGAAGTTCGAGAGCGAGTACACGGCCATAAATCCCAAGACGCTCGTGGTGCAGATACCGGGCGGCATGATATCGAACCTCGCGAACCAGCTTAGAGAGCAGAACGCACTCGATAAGATGGACGCTGTCTTCGAGGAGATACCAAAGGTAAGGAAGGACATGGGGTATCCGCCTCTCGTCACGCCGACGAGCCAGGTAGTTGGCACGCAGGCGACCCTCAACGTCCTCATGGGCGAGCGCTATAAGGTTATAACAAGCGAGACCAGGAACTACTTCAAGGGCCTCTACGGGAACCCTCCCGGCCCCATAGACGAGACCGCGAGGAAGCTCGCCATAAGCGACGAGAAGCCCATTACCTGCAGGCCGGCGGACCTCCTCGAGCCGGAGCTCGACAAGGTCATAAGGGACATAGACGGGAAGGCCAAGTCCATAGAGGACGTGCTCTCCTACGCCCTCTTCCCCATGGTAGCGCTCGAGTTCTTCGAGCAGAGGGACAACGGGAAGCTCGAGCCCGAGCCGCTCGAAGAGGAGTTTCAGCCCGCGGCGGACGCGGGGCATACGGCCCCTCACCTCGCGCCGAGCGAGTTCAACGTCACGGTCCACGGCGAGAACTACAAGATAAAGGTCGCCGGGGCCGGGCACAGGGTCGAGGGCAAGCGGCCGTTTTTCATCTCGATAGACGGCAAGCTCGAAGAGGTCATGATAGAGTCCCTCACCGAGGTCATACCCACGACCGCAGGCGAGATAGAGCGCTCTTCCATAACACAGTCCATCAGGCCAAAGGCCAGGAAGGAAGGGGATGTCACTACTCCCATCCCCGGCAAGGTCACGTCAATAAAAGTAAGCGTCGGGAGCAAGGTCTCGGAGGGAGACACCGTTCTCACGGTCGAGGCCATGAAGATGGAGAACGAGGTGCACACCCCCATAAGCGGAATCGTGAAAAAGGTACTCGTAAAGATAGGCGATTCGGTCAACCCGGATGAGACCCTCATGGAGGTCGAGAAGGAATAG
- the accC gene encoding acetyl-CoA carboxylase biotin carboxylase subunit — protein MGLFKKVLVANRGEIATRVIRACKELGIATVAIYSEEDSTSLYVKKADESYMVGPGPIQGYLNIHRLVDLATKVGVDAIHPGYGFLSENPRFPQLCTKKGITFIGPSSKTIAEMGDKVMARKMMLKAGVPILPGTEDSIKDVDEAIAFANKIGYPIMVKASGGGGGRGLRVARTEKELVDSITTAKKESAAAFGVSEVFLEKFLEKPHHIEFQIMADNHGNIVHMGERDCSIQRRHQKLVEITPSLILDEDLRRRMGEAAVKAARAADYTNAGTVEFLVDNDRNFYFLEMNTRIQVEHPITEEVTGIDLVKKQIEIAAGMPLGFTQEDVRINGFAMECRICAEDPKNNFLPSFGKVTSYYSPGGIGVRIDGAIYKDFIIPNCYDSLVTKLVVRGTTWDETVRRMHRCLEEFVIRGVKTTIPFLQKIMEDEDFRLGKFDTGFIDRKPELMEYDEYGEPTDLVAAIAAAIAAHHGL, from the coding sequence TTGGGACTCTTCAAAAAAGTCTTGGTCGCCAACAGGGGCGAAATAGCCACCAGGGTCATAAGGGCCTGCAAGGAGCTCGGGATAGCCACTGTGGCCATCTACTCCGAGGAGGACTCGACCTCCCTCTATGTCAAAAAGGCGGACGAGTCGTACATGGTGGGCCCCGGCCCGATCCAGGGCTATCTGAACATACACAGGCTGGTGGACCTTGCGACAAAGGTCGGCGTGGACGCCATCCATCCGGGCTACGGCTTTCTTTCGGAGAACCCGAGGTTCCCCCAGCTCTGCACGAAAAAGGGCATCACCTTCATCGGCCCCTCCAGCAAGACCATCGCCGAGATGGGCGACAAGGTCATGGCCAGGAAGATGATGCTGAAGGCCGGGGTGCCCATACTCCCCGGAACCGAGGACTCGATAAAGGACGTCGACGAGGCGATAGCGTTCGCAAATAAGATAGGCTACCCGATAATGGTCAAGGCCTCGGGCGGAGGCGGCGGCAGGGGCTTGAGGGTCGCCCGGACCGAAAAGGAGCTCGTTGACTCCATCACCACCGCGAAGAAGGAATCCGCAGCCGCGTTCGGTGTTTCCGAGGTATTCCTTGAGAAGTTCCTTGAGAAGCCGCACCACATAGAGTTCCAGATAATGGCGGACAACCACGGCAATATCGTCCACATGGGCGAAAGGGACTGCTCCATACAGAGGCGGCACCAGAAGCTCGTGGAGATAACCCCCTCCCTCATCCTGGACGAGGACTTGAGGAGGCGCATGGGCGAGGCCGCGGTAAAGGCAGCCAGGGCCGCGGATTACACCAACGCCGGTACGGTCGAGTTCCTTGTCGATAATGATAGGAACTTCTATTTCCTGGAGATGAATACAAGGATCCAGGTCGAGCACCCCATTACCGAGGAGGTAACGGGCATAGACCTCGTAAAGAAGCAGATAGAGATAGCCGCAGGCATGCCTCTCGGCTTTACCCAGGAGGACGTAAGGATAAACGGCTTCGCGATGGAATGCCGCATCTGCGCCGAGGACCCGAAGAACAACTTCCTCCCGTCCTTCGGAAAAGTGACTTCCTACTACTCTCCGGGCGGCATAGGCGTCCGCATAGACGGGGCTATCTACAAGGATTTTATCATACCCAACTGCTACGACTCGCTGGTAACAAAGCTCGTGGTGCGCGGCACCACCTGGGACGAGACCGTAAGGCGCATGCACCGCTGCCTCGAAGAGTTCGTCATAAGGGGCGTAAAGACCACCATCCCGTTCCTCCAGAAGATAATGGAGGACGAGGATTTCAGGCTTGGCAAGTTCGACACTGGCTTCATAGACAGAAAGCCGGAGCTCATGGAATATGACGAGTACGGCGAGCCCACGGACCTGGTCGCGGCGATAGCCGCGGCAATAGCGGCCCACCACGGGCTATAA
- a CDS encoding c-type cytochrome gives MKRTILTAFALFFALSAKGYATELLPAVPPIPADNTMTPEKVELGKMLFFDPRLSSTGAVSCASCHNPAFAFTDRLPLALGHKHQAGPRNTPTVLNSAFLASQFWDGRAATLEEQALGPVQAAVEMNETLENMVGKLKAIPAYAERFKQVFGGKDPVTPENTAKAMAAFERTLITTNSPFDRFLMGDEGAISADAKKGWELFRNKGCTACHNGPNFTNGGFFRIQVPGSTDLGRFEVTGNEDDKYKFRVQTLRNVALTYPYFNNGSVASLSDAVKIMSREMLGVQATDKEAALITEFLKSLTGEMPRVDVPVLP, from the coding sequence ATGAAAAGAACTATACTGACCGCCTTTGCCCTCTTTTTCGCGCTCTCGGCAAAGGGGTATGCAACAGAGCTATTGCCGGCGGTCCCGCCCATACCGGCGGACAACACGATGACCCCCGAGAAGGTCGAGCTCGGGAAGATGCTCTTTTTCGACCCGAGGCTTTCGTCCACCGGCGCGGTAAGCTGCGCCTCATGCCACAACCCGGCCTTCGCTTTTACCGACAGGCTGCCGCTCGCCCTCGGCCACAAGCACCAGGCCGGGCCGAGGAACACCCCTACGGTCCTTAACTCGGCCTTCCTTGCTTCCCAGTTCTGGGACGGCAGGGCCGCAACTCTTGAGGAGCAGGCGCTCGGGCCTGTGCAGGCCGCGGTAGAGATGAACGAGACCCTCGAGAACATGGTAGGGAAGCTCAAGGCGATCCCTGCCTACGCGGAAAGGTTCAAGCAGGTCTTCGGCGGCAAGGACCCGGTAACGCCGGAGAACACGGCCAAGGCAATGGCCGCGTTCGAAAGGACGCTCATAACCACCAACTCGCCCTTTGACAGGTTCCTCATGGGTGACGAGGGCGCGATAAGCGCGGACGCAAAAAAGGGGTGGGAGCTTTTCAGGAACAAGGGTTGCACCGCATGCCACAACGGGCCCAACTTCACGAACGGCGGCTTCTTCAGGATACAGGTGCCTGGCTCAACGGACCTGGGCAGGTTCGAGGTGACCGGCAACGAGGATGACAAGTACAAGTTCAGGGTGCAGACGCTCCGTAACGTCGCCCTCACATACCCCTACTTCAATAACGGCTCGGTCGCCTCTCTTTCGGACGCCGTGAAGATAATGAGCAGGGAGATGCTCGGAGTCCAGGCTACCGACAAGGAGGCGGCCTTGATAACCGAGTTCCTCAAGTCACTTACGGGAGAGATGCCCAGGGTCGACGTCCCGGTGCTCCCTTAA
- a CDS encoding HAD-IA family hydrolase has protein sequence METDLIIFDLDGTLIDSSEDIAWSANRTLAAMGHREMEPEKIIGHIGWGVKPLLQKLMPGESEERIAEARLKFLDFYGGHLVFKTSLYPGVEDTINHFRDAKKKMAVVTNKPAGLADRIIETFGLKRFFPVILGGDSLPNKKPHPEPIEKAIRELSCRPERTAVVGDSPVDCEAGKAAGAYTVGVSYGFRGRGELTSAGCDIIVDDFPSLKKALE, from the coding sequence ATGGAAACGGACCTCATTATTTTTGACCTTGACGGCACACTCATAGATTCGAGCGAGGACATCGCCTGGTCGGCGAACAGGACGCTTGCGGCCATGGGGCACAGGGAGATGGAGCCGGAGAAGATAATCGGCCACATCGGATGGGGCGTAAAACCGCTCCTTCAGAAGCTAATGCCCGGCGAGAGCGAGGAGAGGATAGCCGAGGCGCGTCTTAAATTCCTCGATTTCTACGGCGGACACCTCGTATTCAAGACAAGCCTCTATCCCGGGGTGGAGGATACCATCAATCATTTCCGCGACGCCAAAAAGAAGATGGCCGTGGTGACCAACAAGCCCGCAGGCCTTGCCGACAGGATAATCGAGACCTTCGGCCTCAAAAGGTTCTTCCCGGTCATACTCGGCGGCGACTCGCTCCCCAACAAGAAACCCCACCCCGAGCCCATTGAAAAGGCCATCCGGGAGTTATCCTGCAGGCCCGAAAGGACCGCCGTGGTCGGCGACAGCCCAGTGGACTGCGAGGCGGGGAAGGCAGCTGGCGCCTATACCGTCGGCGTCTCCTACGGCTTCAGAGGGAGGGGAGAGCTTACAAGCGCCGGCTGCGACATCATCGTGGATGATTTTCCGTCCCTTAAGAAGGCCCTTGAATAG
- a CDS encoding DUF362 domain-containing protein produces the protein MAASGALLLWGEMPVMAEVFSRPKTRREPRLRENAFAEGGVSLVSAATGKTVDEMVENAVDLIGGFDRLGLSGKTVLLKPNVVSGEANPATTNPEVVGAVARAVSRRGAKKVYVGDMSALRTISTRRNMNRNGILEAASDNGAEAIIFEDFEWYTVPLEGTRHLTEAYVTEWIYRPDIIINLPVIKTHRSASYSIALKNFIGCTHLRQRPYLIGPSHWEELISEFNAAYVPELNIVDGTVSMIEGGPWQGTPADTRLIIASGDRVAADIAGLGLIRSFGRWEPVTSKPVWEQRQIMRAVELGVGRGKDGIRLVAGSGSAEFERLISGIRENTGL, from the coding sequence ATGGCAGCTTCGGGTGCGCTCCTCCTCTGGGGGGAGATGCCCGTCATGGCCGAGGTCTTCTCAAGGCCGAAGACGCGAAGGGAACCGAGACTCCGGGAGAACGCCTTTGCCGAGGGCGGCGTGTCCCTCGTATCGGCCGCAACCGGAAAGACCGTCGACGAAATGGTCGAGAATGCCGTCGATCTCATCGGCGGTTTCGATAGGCTCGGCCTTTCCGGAAAAACCGTCCTCTTGAAGCCCAATGTCGTTTCAGGCGAGGCGAACCCGGCAACGACCAATCCCGAGGTGGTCGGAGCGGTCGCAAGGGCGGTTTCGAGGCGCGGGGCCAAAAAGGTCTATGTTGGCGACATGTCCGCCTTGAGGACAATATCCACCAGGCGGAACATGAACCGGAACGGGATATTGGAGGCTGCGTCCGACAATGGCGCCGAGGCAATAATATTCGAGGACTTCGAGTGGTACACGGTTCCTCTCGAAGGCACAAGGCATTTGACCGAGGCCTACGTGACCGAGTGGATCTACAGGCCGGACATCATAATAAACCTGCCGGTAATAAAGACGCACAGGTCCGCTAGCTACTCCATAGCACTCAAGAACTTCATCGGCTGCACGCATTTGAGGCAGCGCCCGTATCTCATCGGACCCTCTCATTGGGAGGAGCTTATTTCAGAGTTCAACGCGGCATACGTCCCGGAGCTCAACATAGTCGACGGGACCGTCTCCATGATAGAGGGCGGCCCCTGGCAGGGCACCCCGGCAGATACTCGCCTCATAATCGCGAGCGGAGACCGGGTCGCGGCGGACATAGCCGGGCTAGGGCTCATAAGGTCTTTCGGCAGGTGGGAGCCGGTCACTTCAAAACCCGTCTGGGAGCAGAGGCAGATAATGAGGGCCGTTGAGCTCGGCGTGGGCAGGGGAAAGGACGGCATCAGGCTCGTAGCCGGAAGCGGCAGCGCGGAATTCGAACGGCTTATCTCAGGGATTAGAGAGAATACCGGGCTTTGA
- the gltX gene encoding glutamate--tRNA ligase → MSVRTRFAPSPTGYLHIGGARTALFNLLYARRHKGKFVLRIEDTDVARSTKESIQAILDGMEWLGLNWDEGPFFQSKRFDEYRKRAEDLLAKGHLYRCYCTPEELESRREAAMKAGRPPMYDGRCRERTDQPDLPFALRFRVPPGVTSFKDEIKGVISFENSTIEDLVVLRSDSTPTYNFCVVVDDAEMAMTHVIRGDDHINNTPKQILLYRALGYEVPVFAHLPMILGSDKTRLSKRHGATSVMAYKEMGYLPHALVNYLARLGWSHGDQEIFSLEELVDKFSLESVGKSSGVFNPEKLLWLNQHYIKSSPPEELAPLMLPFWKELGVDASGDTRLPAIIKTLQERARTLKEMAEGSLFYFRGVVDYDPKAREKFLTPESAELFDDLLKRLSALPSFTEKELEAAFNSLLETRGLKLGKLAQPVRVALTGGTVSPGIFETLSAMGRDLAIKRLKDAAAVARSPHDAQGN, encoded by the coding sequence TTGAGCGTAAGGACAAGATTCGCCCCAAGCCCCACCGGATACCTTCACATCGGCGGGGCAAGGACAGCTCTCTTCAATCTGCTCTACGCGAGGCGACATAAGGGGAAGTTCGTCCTTCGGATAGAGGATACCGACGTCGCCCGCTCCACCAAGGAGTCCATCCAGGCCATTCTCGACGGCATGGAATGGCTCGGTCTTAACTGGGACGAAGGCCCCTTTTTCCAGAGCAAGAGGTTCGACGAGTACAGGAAACGGGCAGAGGATCTACTGGCCAAGGGGCATCTTTACCGCTGCTACTGCACGCCCGAGGAGCTCGAATCAAGAAGGGAGGCCGCCATGAAGGCCGGCCGCCCGCCCATGTACGACGGCAGATGCAGGGAAAGGACCGACCAGCCCGACCTGCCCTTTGCCCTGAGATTCAGGGTTCCTCCTGGAGTGACCTCGTTCAAGGATGAGATAAAAGGCGTCATCTCTTTCGAGAACTCGACCATCGAGGACCTTGTCGTTCTCCGTAGCGACTCTACCCCCACATACAACTTCTGCGTGGTCGTGGACGACGCGGAAATGGCCATGACCCATGTCATACGCGGGGACGACCACATAAACAACACCCCCAAGCAGATACTCCTTTACCGCGCCCTCGGGTACGAGGTCCCGGTATTCGCGCATCTTCCCATGATTTTAGGGTCGGATAAGACCAGGCTTTCCAAGCGCCACGGCGCTACTTCCGTGATGGCTTATAAAGAGATGGGATACCTGCCTCATGCCCTGGTCAACTACCTCGCGAGGCTCGGCTGGTCGCACGGCGACCAGGAGATATTCTCGCTCGAAGAGCTTGTCGATAAATTCTCTCTTGAGAGCGTCGGGAAGTCCTCGGGGGTCTTCAACCCGGAAAAGCTACTCTGGCTCAACCAGCATTACATAAAATCCTCACCCCCCGAGGAGCTTGCGCCTCTTATGCTCCCCTTCTGGAAGGAACTCGGGGTAGACGCCTCGGGCGACACGAGGCTCCCCGCCATAATAAAGACCCTGCAGGAGCGGGCAAGGACCTTGAAGGAGATGGCGGAAGGCTCGCTATTCTACTTCAGGGGGGTGGTCGATTACGACCCCAAGGCAAGGGAGAAGTTCCTTACCCCTGAGAGCGCGGAGCTTTTCGATGATCTTCTTAAGCGCCTCTCAGCCCTCCCCTCGTTCACGGAAAAGGAGCTTGAGGCGGCCTTCAATTCGCTACTCGAAACTCGGGGCCTTAAGCTGGGAAAACTTGCCCAGCCCGTAAGGGTGGCCCTCACCGGCGGGACCGTGAGCCCGGGAATCTTCGAGACCTTGAGCGCCATGGGCAGGGACCTTGCGATAAAGCGGCTAAAGGACGCGGCAGCAGTCGCAAGGAGCCCTCATGATGCTCAGGGCAACTAA
- the amrB gene encoding AmmeMemoRadiSam system protein B, giving the protein MIRKPVVAGRFYPGEEDALRAALEKHLSHSPVEDAKAIIAPHAGYMYSGEVAGSVYARVRVPERVFLIGPNHTGLGKRVSVWREGEWDTPLGSLKIDEVAASMLIGGSKLFSADTEAHLFEHSLEVQLPFILARNPVARIVPVTILRADEKDCLELGRALARTISGLEGDSLIIASTDMSHYEQDGIARQKDRLAIDSILALDAAGLLEVTSKEDISMCGAVPAAIAIVAARELGATKTALAKYATSGEVNGDLGQVVGYAGIIIC; this is encoded by the coding sequence ATGATAAGAAAGCCAGTTGTTGCAGGAAGGTTCTATCCCGGCGAAGAGGACGCCCTCCGGGCTGCCCTCGAAAAGCACTTAAGCCACAGCCCGGTAGAAGACGCAAAGGCGATAATAGCGCCCCACGCGGGGTACATGTACTCAGGTGAGGTGGCCGGTAGCGTCTACGCGAGAGTGCGGGTCCCTGAAAGGGTCTTTCTCATAGGGCCCAATCACACAGGGCTCGGGAAAAGGGTGTCGGTCTGGCGCGAGGGCGAGTGGGATACGCCGCTCGGAAGCCTTAAGATAGACGAAGTAGCCGCTTCCATGCTGATAGGCGGCTCAAAACTCTTTTCAGCCGATACGGAGGCGCACCTTTTCGAGCACTCGCTCGAGGTCCAGCTCCCTTTCATACTGGCTCGTAATCCAGTTGCCCGAATCGTTCCGGTAACCATATTGAGGGCGGACGAGAAAGATTGCCTTGAGTTAGGCAGAGCTTTGGCAAGGACCATATCCGGGCTCGAGGGCGACTCTCTCATAATAGCGAGCACGGACATGAGCCACTACGAGCAGGACGGCATCGCAAGGCAGAAGGACCGCCTCGCGATCGACAGTATACTGGCCCTTGACGCGGCAGGCCTCCTTGAGGTTACATCCAAAGAGGATATCAGCATGTGCGGGGCCGTCCCTGCGGCCATCGCCATAGTGGCGGCAAGGGAACTCGGAGCGACCAAGACGGCTCTCGCCAAGTACGCGACCTCGGGAGAGGTGAACGGCGACCTGGGCCAGGTAGTCGGGTATGCCGGGATAATCATCTGCTGA